The genomic DNA ACTCCGGTTCGTCCGGCGCCCGCGCAACACCTTCCTCCCGCCCGCCATCACGAACATCCTCTACTTCGCCGTCTTCGGGGTCGTGCTGGGCGGGCGCATCGACCAGATCGCGGGCTTCGACTACATCCTCTTCATCCTGCCCGGCCTCGTCGTGCTGGGCGCCATCTCCAACGCCTTCGAGAACAGCGCGTTCTCCATCTTCCACGGCCGCTGGAACGACTACTTCCTGCGCCAGAGTACGTAGGAATTGAGTAAGCGCGTGGGGAGACGCATCCCGAAAGAGCACCAGCGGCCGTCTTCGGGCTGACGGCCTTCCCCTGTGCTATCCACGAGCGCGGCCTGTGGCGGTTGTGTGACCATCCGTGCGCCCCGTGCCGGCACAGGTACCCCGGAGTGAGGACCGGCTGGGGATGGGGCACAGCCCGACGAGAGCGGGGGCAGTAAGAACATTAACCGCGCGTGCGCAGCAAGTATTTAGTCACCTACCGTCCGAAATATTTGAAATTTGACTCCAATCTCGGAAGTGGCGCTTTTTCTTGAAATACCAAAACAGAATAACAGGGAGTATGGAAGATGTTTTCTATTCTGATATTCTTTGAGCAGAAAATGAATATTTTGCAATATACTTTGAGGGCCTTGGTTGATGAGTCGGTGTGCGCGCGTCAGAAGGTACGTTTCGGAACCTCTGTGGTCGAACCTCGGGGTTTTAGTCTTTAGGTTGGCTCTCCCCGATCTAAGAACCAGCAATAAACTCCGGATTTGGATTTGGGGATTCAGACACGAGAGAGTCTGAGAACAGGGATTAGGCCCCCCTATTTGAACCCTTTACCATTAATATCAGTAACGCGGTGCCGACGACTGGCGCCGAAGCACGGACGACCGCAGATTGTGGGGGTATGTCTCCGACCGAGGCATACCTCCCGGCCACGTAGGCCAATAGACCGGATTCCCGCTTCCTCGATGAGCCCGACCGTTGCCGACAAAGGCGCGGAGGGTAACGATTCGTGACCGACCACAAGGGGTCGGCATATGAAGCAGGGAGTTAGGACTTGGTTGAGGTAACTACGTTGCAAAGTGCCTTCGATTGGTCGTCACCCCCACTAAGGGGGGAGAGTGCAGCTTTAGAACGCCCCGTCAATGCGTCGGAACGCTTAGTGTTGATCTCCGGCCATCCTCGGGTAAGATGGCCCGGAGGGAGAATAGAAGATAGTCAGTCAGTAGTGACTCTGTTGAAATTCTCCACACCTGACAGTACCGGCGTGACCGATACAGAGGATGGGTTCAGCAAACATTGGTGAGGGTTTCAGTCACTCTGCCATGGGCAAATCCGTCAGGTGCCCCACAAAATATTCATCCACATGATTGAGAGTAGACAACCATGTCCCTGCCCTCCCGGCGTCGCCTCCTCGAAGCCCTCGCTATAGGTGCAACTACAATCTCGGGATGCAGTTCGCTGACTGGGATGTCCAGCGAGGAGTCACCATCTTCTGGTACGCCAGAGAGCGGTACGTTGACATCGACCCCCAAAGAGACGCCCTTGCCAACACCTGTTAAGAACCCTCGCGCCTCACCTGCCCCGACGTGCCGTGAGGGCTACTACTCCCTTAGTCCGTGGTGGGTCGTCGTCGGCCCGGGGCCAGTCGGAGGATTCAGACTCTCTCTTGATCAGCACAGCTTCGCGCACGGTGACACCCTTACAGCCACGCTGACGAATGTAACCAGCACACCACGACTGACCGGGAACAAGTCGAAATTCGATATCCAATATCGGTCGGAGAATGGGTGGCACACGATTCTTGGAAACGAGTATGAGCAGCCGGATTTCCTTGACGACGGAGTGAGGCATGAGCCAGAAGAAGGGTTCACATGGAAACTCCCTCTCACCCAGCAGGGGCTGTCGAATGCTGGTGATGAGTACAATAGATTCCAGGTCTGCACCTCGCTTGCCGCAGGAGACTACCGCTTCGTCTACTGGGGAGTATCGTTTCAGCAGAGGGCCAAGAGTGACGATGAAGAATACGCTGTCGGAGTCCGGTTTACGCTCTCCGAGGACTAACTATTCACAGGCCGACTCGCGCTCTGTATACAGCAGGACTGCTGAAACCTATCACCCACTGGGGGTTTCAACAAGGCCAGAAACCGATTAGTCCACCTGCGGCGCCCGAGGAACGCCGCCTTCCGCCAATCAAACCCCTTCTGTCAAGCGTAAGGGTCGAACAGACGGGATTCTTCTTTAGCTTCGTCTTTCGACTGTTGGAGATAGATGAGAGTTGTATCGAGTTCGTCGTGGCCGAGAAGGCTTTGAAGTGAGCGAATATCGATATCTGACCGGATAGCCTGCATCGCAAAGGAGTGACGGAGTGTGTGAGCTGTCACCCGGTGGATTTTCCGCCCATCGGAATACTCTGCGATAACCTCCTGTAGACCGGCTTCTTCTGCTGCCTCTTTGATCATCTGTCCGATATAGGCACCGGAGATGTGTTCGCGCTTGTTCGTCGGGAACAGATACGGGGATTCATCGGCGTAGGTCATACTCTCTCGACCGCCGTAATCCAGCCATTGCGAGAGATGAAACCCGATGTATTCCTCGTTATAGGACACAAGGCGGCTGTTTTCTGATTTCATCGGAGGGATGAAGATAGATTTGTCCTTGCGATCTATATTATCTACCTTACACTTCGCTAATTCTCCCCGGCGAAAGCCGCAGTTGAACATCAGACGAATCATCAACTCATTCCTGAGTCTCGGGGCCGGAACATTATCCACTAACTCCGAAACTTCGTCAGACATTAAGTACGGAAATTCGTCCTGTGTAGTGTCCGAAAGGCCAGATTTCTTTTTCGTATCACCACGGAGAAAGCGTTTGTCGTCGCTATCAAGGCCGTCATACGGATTCTCCGGCACGTCCGGCATATCGAACCGTTCCTCCAACTTCTCCATATCTTGATAGAATTTTGAGATAGCCGACACCCGCTGACTGATAGTGGTGGGGGCCATCCCTTCGTCAGTCAACTCCTCGATGAAAACGAGCAAGTCCACAGAGTCGGCATCCCACACACTCTTGTCTCGGTTCTCCGAAAGCCAGTCCCGCCAATTCTCTGCGTGCCGGGCGTACCGCTTGACGGTCGAATCTGCCGAGCCACGCCCTCTGCGCTTCTTGAAACGGTCTACAGCCTTTTCAAACGCCTCCGTCATTCCTCAGTCCTCCGGTAGTACGTCGGGCCACCCTGCTCCGGCTGCCCGGCGATCTCCACCATATTCGTCTGTTCTGCCAGCCGGGTTAGTGCCTGAGTCACCTCCATTTCATCGCGGTCAATCCTTTCCGCGATTTCTGCTGGCTGGATAGAGCCAGAGTGAGGTAAAGACTTGAATATTTCATTCTTAAGGTTCGTTTTCTCTGAAGCGCCGACTTCCTCCTCCAGCGTGTTAACCCGGCGGTCAAGACTGCTCAGGGTATCCTGTATGCTGCTGAGAGTCCCGTCAATCGATTCCAACACTTCGGTAGTATCATCGGCTGTCCCACTCTCATCCCGCCCTCTGGGCACGGCGGGACCCTCCTCGGACAACTCGTGAGCGACAGCAGTACGGATGAGATCGGAGAGGCTGGAATACTCCACCGACTCAGATACCGCTTCGTCCCACTCCTCCTTTTGTGAGGGGGATACCGTCAGATTGACGCGCTTCCTGTCTGCCATTACGACTCTACTGACACACGGGCTATGAATAAAACTTGTGTAAGATAGCACAGGAACGACTACATCCACGAGGTACTCACCTCGCCGCTCTCCTATCGCGAGCAGGTTGCGGCCTACACCCTCGCGTCGATGCTCCGGGGCCTGATGGTCGGGTTCATCATCGTCGGGGTCGGGCTCGTCTTCCTGCCGTTCGCCATCGACCGCTCGTTCGTCCCCATCGAGCGGCCGTTCTACCTCGTCGCGTTCATGCTGGTCGTGACCACGCTGTTCGCCTCGTTCGGCGTCATGGGCGGGCTCTGGGCCGAGGACTTCGACTACCTGACGGTGCTCAACCAGTTCATCCTCCGGCCGCTCGTCTTCTTCGGCGGCGTCTTCTACTCGCTGGACGTCCTGCCGCCGCTGTACCGGACGCTCTCGCTGCTGAACCCGATGATCTACATGGTCAACGGCGTCCGCTACGGCTTCCTCGGCTACGCAGACGTGGATCCGAACGCCTCGCTGGTCGTCCTGACGGGGCTGACGGTAGTCGTCATCGCGGCGAACGTGGCGCTGTTCCGGCGCGGATACGGACTCATCGACTGAAGCGAGCTTTCTACTCGTCGGGTTTCCTCGCGCTCGCTCCGCTCGCGCGGTATACAGGCGCTCGGAGGATACCTGATGCGGCGGATACCCGGACGCCAGTCCGTGCTCAAACCACCCGTCGTGACCGTCGGAACCTCATTCATCCCCCGACTGGCTCTCCGCTCCAACGTCAGGTGTGACCGCCTCGACCAGCGAGAGCAGGATTATCGCGAAGACGAGGAATCCGCCACCCAGCGCTAGAATGAGGCTGAGGCCGAAATTGCCGCCGAAATCGTCGTCACAGCACGGTGTCGGAGAGTCCGTGGTCGATTGCGCGGCGGCAGGACTCCCGACACCGGCTACCAGGCAGATGACGACGACCCAGCGGACGAGGGGTGCGGTCACGTCGGCCACCCATGAACGAACTATGATCGGTTTTCTGCCGATTTCTGGGGGACTGACCTACCGGTTCAGCGTGTGGATGGCCTCGCCGCGCGCGTTCATCACGGCCTCCATCGACGCCTCCGCGAGCGTCGGGTGCGTGTGGACCGTCGAGGCGACGTCCTCCAGCCGGGCGCCCATCTCGATGGCGAGCGCGAACTCGGCGATGAGTTCCGACGCCTCGGGCGCGACGATCTGCGCGCCCAGCACGAACTCGGACTCCCCGTCGGCGACCACGCGGACGAACCCCTCGGGCTCGTTCAGCGTGAGCGCGCGCCCGGAGGCGTTCATCGGCATCTTCCCGACGACGGGCTCGAAGCCGGCCTCGGTGGCCTCGTCGGCGGTCATGCCGACGGTGGCGACCTCCGGGTCCGTGAACACGGCCGCCGGCATCGCCTGGTAGTCGAGGCCGGCGGGTTCGCCGGCGACCACGTCGGCGGCGACCTCGCCCTCCTTCGAGGCCTTGTGTGCGAGCATCGGCTCGCCGGCCACGTCGCCGATGGCGAACACGTGGTCGACGGCCGTGCGGCACTGGTCGTCGGTCGGGATGAAGCCGTTGTCGTCCGTCTCGATGCCCAGCGCCTCGAGGTTCATCGTGTCGGTCACGGGTTCGCGCCCGACCGCCTGGAGGACGACATCGGCGGCGAACTCCGTCTGGTTCTCGTCCTCGTCGACGGTCGTGACGCGCAGGCCCGTCGGCGTCTCGGTCCAGGCGTCGGCGGCCTCACCGAACCGGAACTCCACGCCGAGTTCCTCGGCGCGCTTGCGGACCACGCGCGAGATGTCGTCCTCGTACGCGGGCAGGGCCGAGTCCAGCATCTCGACGACGGTCACGTCGGCGCCGAGCTTCGCGAACGTCGTCGACAGCTCCATCCCGATGTAGCCCGCCCCGACCACGAGCATCCGGTCGGGCACCTCGTCCATCGCGAGCGCCCCGGTCGAGGAGATGACGTGCTCGCCGTCGAAGTCGAACGGGACCGCCGTCGGCCGCGAGCCGGTCGCGATGATGGCGTGCTCGAACTCCAGCGACTCGCTGCCCTGCCCCTCGCCCTGGTGGGCCACCCGGACCTTGTTCTCGGAGGCGAACTCCGCGCGCCCCTCGACGAGGTTGACGCCGTTCGCCTTGCAGAGCTTCTCGACGCCGCCCGTGAGCTGGCCGACCACCTCGTCCTTCCAGCCCTTCAGCCGGGCCATGTCGACGGCGGGGTCGGCGTGGATGCCCATCTCCTCGGACTCGCCCGCCGTGTGTGCGCGGTCCGCGGCGGTGATGTACGCCTTCGAGGGGATGCAGCCCTCGTTGAGGCAGGTCCCGCCGTACGCGTCCTTCTCGACGAGTGTCGTGTCGATGCCCTGCTGGGCGGCGCGGATGGCGGCCACGTAGCCACCCGGGCCCGCGCCCACGACGAGGAGGTCCGTTCCGGTTGAGATGTCTCCGACGACCATGCACCCGGTCTCACGCGGCGGGTACTAAAACTGGCAGGTCTTGCCGCTCGATCCGATGAGTGTTGGAGGGCGGTGGAATCGTCCCGCAACGGTCCCTGTGCTACCAATGGCGGCAACCACGACGACCGGACCGGAACCACCTCGAAAGCCCCCGCCCGCTCGACTTCCGTCAGAGCAAGCTCTGACGACTTCTGGCTCGCTCCGCTCGCCAGAACGGCCGGGAGTCGCTGCGCTCCTCGCTCGCGTTGCTCGCTGCGGTGCTTGCTTCCTCCGGACCGGGTCGAGACGGGCGGCCCCTTTCAGTCCCACCCTGTTGCCCGTCTCACCGAGCGTTCGTGCGTGGTGGTTCCGGGCGAGCACGGTGTCCCCACACCTCCCCGCGCGAGCGCGGCGGTAGGCCTCGTCACCCCTCGCTTCGCTCGGGCGACTCGGCCGAGACGCGCTCGCGCGCTTCCTTTGCTCGGAACCAGCCGGCCGACCAGCCGCCATCCGACCGGGAGCGCGGGGCGCCACGCGCCCCGAGCGAACGGCGAAGCCGTGAGCCGCGTGGCCGAGCGCAAGCGAGGCCCGCGCGACCTGGGGAAGGGCAGGGGCGCCGCTCCGCACGGCAGGCCACCTCCGGGTGGGAATGGAAGGGGCGGTGGGCTCGACCCGTCCCGGACGACGTAAGCACCGCAGGGAGTGAACGGAGTGAGCGACCGAGGAGCGCAACGAGGCCCGGACGGTCGAGCCCACCGGGGCTTCCTATCCGGTTCCGCTGTTGTCGAGGCTCGGGGGTAGATACTCGAACGAGAGGATCGGACAAACATTCTGGACAGAGATCATCTATTTGCGTTCGATTGGGTGAACTACGTCTCGCAGTAGCCGTGTTTGCGGATGCACTGCAGCATCTCCTCGCGCTCGGTGTGCTTGTGGAGTCGCGTGGGGGTGTCGCAGTAGTACGTCTCGCCGTCGAAGCGGAGCGTCACCTCGTGTTCGCCGCCGAACGCCTCGGTCCGGACGACCACGCGGGTCCCGTTCTCGATGCTGTCGAGTAGTTCCTCGGCGTCGCACTCTCCCTGCTCGATGACCTCGGTCGTCATTGGCGACGCGTACGCCGGCGCCCGGCAAGAGCGTTCGGTGGGTGGCGACGGCCGGGGTCAGGCGTCCGTGGGCGCGGCGAGGTGCTCCTGGCCCCACTCCCGCATCGCCACGATGATGGGCTCCAGCGAGCGGCCCCGCTCGGTCAGGGAGTACTCCACCCGGAACGGCTTCTCGCTCACGACCTCGCGGGTGACGAGGCCGTGCTCCTCCAGGTCCTCCAGTGAGTCGGACAGTACCTTCGAGGAGACCCCGTCGACGGCCTCCTTCAGGGCGTTGAACCCCTGGGGGCCCTCCTTCAGCAGCCGGTGGACGATGACCGGGTGCCACTTCCGCCCGAGGATGGTCGCGGTCGAGGTGATGGGACACCACTCCTCGCCCGCACACCAGACCTCGAGTCGACCGTCGTGCTCGCTCATGCCCGGAGCTACCATCCCCTCCCGAGATAAGGTTACCTCCGGAAAGTGAGTGGTGCGCAGGTGCGCCGGTCCGCCTCGACCGGACGGCGGTGCGCTCCGGGGTGGCCGTGCGCTCCATGCCACGACGTTTTTGCTCGGGGCGGTCGCACGCCCGGCAGATGCTCCGGTTGCTGGAACTCTCGGTCATCGCCGTCGTGGCGACCGCCGTCGTCTGGAAGGGGAGCGAGTGGCTCGAGGGCGCCAGCAAGAACCTCTCGGCGCACTACGGCCTCCCGCCGGTCGTGCAGGGGGCCGTCGTCGTGGCCATCGGGTCGTCGTTCCCCGAGCTGGTGAGCGTCGTCCTGAGCACGGCCCCGCCGCCCATCGGCGCCGGGCAGTTCGACCTCGGCGTGAGCGCCGTCGTCGGCTCGGCCGTGTTCAACCTGCTCGTCATCCCCGCAGTGTCGGGCATCCTCGGCGACGAGGTGTCTGCCTCGCGCGCCATCGTCTACAAGGAGGCCCAGTTCTACATGGTCGCCGTCTCGGCCGTCGTGATCACGTTCGCGCTGGCGGTCATCTACTACCCCGTTCCCGAGGACCGGCTCGTCGGAACCGTCACGCGGCCGCTGGCGGCCATCCCGGTGCTGCTGTACGGCGTCTACGTCTTCACACAGTACCAGGACACGAACGACTTCGACGCGCCCGACGCCGGCGAGATCGACATCGCGCGCCAGTGGGGCTGGCTCGCGCTCAGTCTCGTCGTCATCGCGGTCGCCGTCGAGGGACTGGTGGAGGCGGCCGTCGGCTTCGGCGACTTCTTCGGGACCCCCTCCTTCCTCTGGGGGCTCACCGTCATCGCGGCCGGGACCTCGCTCCCGGACACGCTCGTCTCCGTCCGTGCCGCCCAGGAGAACCGCGGCGAGACCTCGCTGGCGAACGTGCTCGGGAGCAACGTCTTCGACCTGCTCGTCGCCGTGCCGGTCGGCGTCCTCATCGTCGGCGCCGTCCCGGTCAACTTCGGCGTCGCGGTGCCGCTGCTGGGCTTTCTCACCGTGGCGACCGTCATCGTCTTCGGCTTCCTCCGGACGGAGCTGACCCTGTCGGTCCGGGAGTCCTACGCCCTGCTCGGGCTGTACGCCGTCTTCATCGTCTGGATGGTACTGGAGACGTTCGGCGTGCTCGGGTTCGTCCCCGGGGCGTAGACGGTGCAGAACCAGTGGCCCGGGCATCGGTGACCCGGAGCTCGTGATCGGCGGCGCTCACGCGAGCGGCTGCCGGTCCGTCAGCACGGCCACGACGACGGCGTACGCGACGACGTGCATCACGCCCAGCACGGCCACGCCCGCGGTCGTCGCGCCGGGGAGCGTGGACGCGAAGTTGAGCGTGACGGCGGAGGCCAGCACCACGACCGTCGCGAGGGCGGTGAAGTTGCGCTTCGGACGCGCTGTGTACCGCGCGAGTACGGCGTAGAGGACGGCCCCGCCGAGCACCGCGACCGCGGTGGCGAGGGCCACGGGGACGATGCCGAGCGGCTCGAAGGCGGCCACGCCCGCGACCCGTGCGCCACCGAGCAACAGCAGGTTGGCGAGGACGGCGGCCACGAAGCCGATGCCGACCCGGCGGCGGAACGACCCGAGCGTCGCCGCTACGGACTCCCGCTCCGACTCCACGACCGCTGATTCCTCTATTCGAGTTGCCATGCCGCACGTACGCGCGCCAGGAGCATAAACCTGAGAGTGCCATATGGCCCCACCGAGGTCCGTGCCCCCCATCGGGCGTCATCCGGAGCCGCCCCGGGTCCGTTCTAGGCCCACGCGTCCCGGTGGAAGCGGGCGTAGTCGTGGATTTCACGGGGCTCCGCCCCCGTCGCGCGGCGCACGTCGTCGGTCGGCTCGGACTGCCCCCGGAGGCGCGCGATGGTGTAGATGACACACTGGACGAGCGCGAACCCGAGGTCGTCGCCCAGGCGGTCGGAGTGCCAGAGGAACCGCGGGACGGAGGGTCGGACGTACTCGACCTCGCGACCGAGTTCCGCGCTCAGCACCGCGGCCACGTCGTCGAACGTGAGCCGCTCGGGCCCCGTCGGCTCGTAGGCCGCCACCCCCGGCTCCAGTTCCGCAGTCGGGTCGACCCCGGGGCCGGCCTCCCCCACCAGCGCCGCGACGCCGACGGCGGCCACGTCGCGGGCGTCGACCATCGCCAGCGCGGCGCCGCCGGCGGGCACCCAGATCTCGTCGCTCCCCCAGATGGCCCGCCGGTGGAACGTGTGCAGGTTGTCCATGAAGAAGCCCGCACGGACGAACGTCGACGCCACGCCGCGCTCGCGGAGGCGTGCCTCCAGCCGCGCGTGCGGGAGCCACGGGTTCCGGTCGGCACCCTGCACGGAGAGCAGCACGCACGACGCGCCCGCCTCCGCGAGGCGGTCCACGAACGGGAACATCCGGTCCTCGACGGCGCTCACGTCGCCCGGCCGGACCAGGAACACCTCCGACACGCCCGCGAGCGCCGGGCCGTACGTCTCGGGCTCGTCGAAGGAGAAGCGGACGGCCTCCACGGCCGGGGGGTCGCCGGCCGCCTCCCCCGCTGTCCCGGCGCGCTCCCCCGCGGCAGCGTCGGCGACGCCGCCGTCTGTCGCCTCCTCGACGACGTCGAACCCGAGGTCGGCCAGCGCGCGCTCCGGGTCGCGCGAGGCGACCCGGACGGGGACGCCGCGGTCGTGGAGTTCGCCCACGACGTGCCGACCGACCGTCCCGGTCGCGCCGGTGACGAGGACCCTCCCGGCCATCACTCCGGCCCCCCGACCTTCGGGAGCTCGCGGCGATACAGGTCGCCCTCCAGGCAGTCGAGGATGAGCCGGGCCACGTCCGCTCGCGCGACGGACTCGAAGCCGAGGTCGATGTCGCCGGCGCGGTAGTCCCCCTCGCCCTCGCCGTCGACCAGCCGGGGCGCCCGGACGACGGTCCAGTCGAGGTCGGTCGCGCGGACGTGTTCGACGTGGGTCTCGGCGTCCGCGAGCACCTCGCGGACGAGCAGTTTGAGGAGGCCGCCCATCACGCGGTCCTGGAGGCTCGGCGATTCGCCCGGCTCGCGGACGCCCGCGCCGACGAGCGTGACGAACCGTTCGACGCCGGCCTCCGCCATCGCCTGCGTGATGCGGTCGCCGGCGACCGTCAGCAGGTCGTCCGGCCCGTCCCCGGTCTGCCCGAGGACGCTCACCACGGCGTCGACAGACTGTCCTCGGGGGGAGACCGCCTCGGTCACGCCATCGCCGGTGTAGGCGTCGCCCTCGACGACGGTCAGCCCCTCGCCGGCGACGGGGAACCCGTCGGGCGAGCGGACGAAGGCCACGACCTCGTGTCCGCGGTCGAGCGCCTGCCGCACGAGTGGGACGCCGGTCCGCCCCGACGCGCCGAAGACGGTGATTCGCATACCCACCGATACGGCACGATGGCAGATATACGATCCACTTCACGACCTCGTAGTGGGGTCTGCGGGGGTGTTCGACCATAGATACGCTTAGAGAAGCCATACACTATCCGAACACAAGCGTAAGGGCGGTCGCGCACCATCGGGACGTATGGACCCGGATCTGCCCCGCGGCCGCGAGGCGGCCATCGCGAAGCGGGAGTCCCTCTCTGCCGAGGAGCGCGAGCGGATGGAGGCGACCGTCTCGGACCTGCTGGAGCTGTTCGGCAGGGCCCACACCATCGGCATCCTGCGGACGTTCGCGCTGTCGACGGAGCCGTGGCGGTTCTCCGAGCTGGAGGACGAACTCGGCGTCTCGCCGAACACGCTCTCCGCGCGCCTGAAGGAGCTCGTCGGGGCGGGCCTGCTCACCCGGACCTCCTACGACGAGATCCCACCGCGCGTCGAGTACGAGGCGACCGAGAAGGCCGAGGCCCTGTTCCCCGCGTTCGGCCACATCCACCGCTGGGCCCACGAGCACCGGCTCGAACCCGTCGACGGCGGGGCCGAGGGTGAGACGGCCGCGCCCGGCGCGAGCGCCGAGGCGGACGACGACTGACCGCGTCCCCGTGACGCCCCACCGGCTCGCCCTGGCTTCACGGACTCGTAGCAGGTTCGTCCCCGTGAACGCCCACATATAACCCGCAGGCGGCCCTACGAGCCGTACTGGGAACTACGCGCGCCGCCCGCGACACGAGCGGCATCCCCGCAGCATGACACAGGAGACAGACACACGACGGACGAACGGGACTGGCGAGGCGGTCACGGCCGACGGGGCCACGACGGACCGCGAGCGCGCCACGGACGACGCGTACGCCATCGCCGGGGAGGGCATCGAGGTGACCTACAGCGACGGCACCCGCGCGGTTCGGGGGGTGGACCTCCACGTCCCGCGTGGGGAGTTCTTCGGCTTCCTCGGGCCGAACGGGGCCGGGAAGACCACTACTATCAAGACGCTCTCGACGCTGCTCTCGCCGACCGGCGGCAGCGTGCGCGTCAACGGCTTCGACGTCGCGACCGAGTCCCGGAAGGTCCGCGAATCCATCGGCTACATGGCCCAGGAGACCAGCGTCGACCCCGAGCTGACCGCCCGCGAGAACATCCGGTTCGCGTGCGAGGCCTACGGGGTCCCCCGGGGCGAGCGCGCCGAGCGCATCGACGAGCTGCTCGACCTGGCGGACCTCGCGGACGTGGCCGACAAGGAGGCCGACGAGTTCTCCGGCGGGATGAAGAAGCGGCTGGACGCCGCGACAGCCCTGGTCCACCGGCCGCCGCTGGTCTTCCTCGACGAGCCGACCACCGGGCTGGACCCGAAGGCGCGCAACCGCCTCTGGGACTACTTCCGGCGCATCAACGAGCAGGGCACGACGGTCTTCCTCACGACCCAGTACCTCGAGGAGGCCGACCAGCTCTGCGACCGCCTCTCGGTCATCGCCGAGGGCGAGATCGTCGCGACGGGCTCGCCGGACGAGCTGAAGCGCCGCGTCGGCGGCGAGATCCTCGACATCGAACTGGCCGGCGTCGAGGGTGTCGACCCCGGGAGCGGGGACGCCGCTGCCGGCGCGGACGATGGCGACGCCGACCCCCGCCAGCGTGCCGTCGCGGTCGCCCGCGAGGCGGACCTGTTCACCGACGCGGCCGTCGAGACGACGGCCGACGGCCTCACCGTCACCGCGGAGGACGCCCGTGCCCACGGGACGGACCTGCTGGTCGCGCTGCGCGACGCGGGCATCGGCGTCACGGGGTTCAACATCCGCGCGCCGACGCTCGACGATGTGTTCCTCGCCATCACCGGCGAGGAACTGGACGAGGCCGACGAGGACGCCGAGGCCGCGGAGGTGACGGCATGAGCGCGCCCGGCGATGGCGGCTCGGACGGCCCGGTGGTGGCGCCCGACGGCGGTTCCGCCGAAGGCGGAGCCTCGTCAGAGCTTCGCTCTGACGGCGGCACGACCGCTGCAGCCACCGCCGCCGAGGGCCCGACGCTGGAGCGCTCGGCCAACTCCTTCCTCGGCGACGTGTGGACCAACTTCAAGCGCTGGAACCTGAAGGCCGTCCGCAACCCGTTCGTCCTGGTCGTCTCGCTGGTCCAGCCCATCATCTTCCTCGTCCTGTTCACGCAGGTGTTCGGCAACATCGCCGGCCGCGCGCTGCCGGGCGGCATCTCCTACGAGACGTACCTCGTTCCGGCCATCGCCATCCAGGTGTCGCTGGCCGCCGCGGTCACCTCGGGCATCGGCCTCGTCAACGACATCGAGGAGGGGATGTTCGAGAAGGTGCTCGTCAGCCCGATGAACCGGGCGGCGGTCTTCCTCGGGAAGACGATGGCGGAGCTGCTGCGCATCGGCATCCAGATCTGCATCATCCTCGTACTGGGCGTGGCGCTCGGGGCGAACGTCGCGACGGGTGTCCTCGGCGCGCTGGGCATCGTCGCCGTCGGCGTCCTGTTCTCGCTCTGGTTCATCGCCTTCTCGAACACGCTGGCCGTGCTGACGAAGGACCAGGAGTCGACCATCATCGCGGCGAACCTGCTGCAGTTCCCGCTCCTGTTCCTCTCCTCGGCGTTCCTGCCGCTGGAGGCGCTACCGGGGTGGATCCAGACGGTCGCGACGCTCAACCCCGTCACCTACGGCGT from Haloglomus litoreum includes the following:
- a CDS encoding winged helix-turn-helix transcriptional regulator, which encodes MDPDLPRGREAAIAKRESLSAEERERMEATVSDLLELFGRAHTIGILRTFALSTEPWRFSELEDELGVSPNTLSARLKELVGAGLLTRTSYDEIPPRVEYEATEKAEALFPAFGHIHRWAHEHRLEPVDGGAEGETAAPGASAEADDD
- a CDS encoding ABC transporter ATP-binding protein, translated to MTQETDTRRTNGTGEAVTADGATTDRERATDDAYAIAGEGIEVTYSDGTRAVRGVDLHVPRGEFFGFLGPNGAGKTTTIKTLSTLLSPTGGSVRVNGFDVATESRKVRESIGYMAQETSVDPELTARENIRFACEAYGVPRGERAERIDELLDLADLADVADKEADEFSGGMKKRLDAATALVHRPPLVFLDEPTTGLDPKARNRLWDYFRRINEQGTTVFLTTQYLEEADQLCDRLSVIAEGEIVATGSPDELKRRVGGEILDIELAGVEGVDPGSGDAAAGADDGDADPRQRAVAVAREADLFTDAAVETTADGLTVTAEDARAHGTDLLVALRDAGIGVTGFNIRAPTLDDVFLAITGEELDEADEDAEAAEVTA
- a CDS encoding ABC transporter permease, yielding MSAPGDGGSDGPVVAPDGGSAEGGASSELRSDGGTTAAATAAEGPTLERSANSFLGDVWTNFKRWNLKAVRNPFVLVVSLVQPIIFLVLFTQVFGNIAGRALPGGISYETYLVPAIAIQVSLAAAVTSGIGLVNDIEEGMFEKVLVSPMNRAAVFLGKTMAELLRIGIQICIILVLGVALGANVATGVLGALGIVAVGVLFSLWFIAFSNTLAVLTKDQESTIIAANLLQFPLLFLSSAFLPLEALPGWIQTVATLNPVTYGVDAARAIILDADVMTVIEVSLGYGGALDTVVPALAVLLALDLVLGAVAVYMLSRATSSKVQ